The Betta splendens chromosome 12, fBetSpl5.4, whole genome shotgun sequence genome contains the following window.
AGAATAACTACACGAAAAGATGACGATGACAGAAATGATGCAAAGGAGAAGCTGTATTTCACTCACAGATGAGGAAACtgttccagtgttttgacttCATTAATTCATTTGTGGAACTGCCCTTCAACACTGCTCACTTATACCAAGAAGCTTAACATGACTAGCAGCTGCCTCTAAACAGTAACTTCTCAAAGCAAATAAACGTTTTATAATAAGTAATCAAGCGCAACCTCACTCTACTGAAGAGGCTTTTATGCTTGTTAACATTATCTTCAGGTGGCAAACAAAGTTGTGATCTGTGCATGCACAGCTTTCCTCTTCAGGGCCAGACACACTGACCTGCATGGCTCAGGTTGGGCATCAAACGGAATCtgctttaaatatatttaaacaaCAGAAACATGAAATAGCTTTACCTTTTGTGACAAAAGTCTCCAACATCCTgttaaatgctgctgttactATTTCTGACAATCGCTGGTCTGGGTTTAAAAGCTGTTACACATTTAGTCTTGATGAGTCCTCACACATCAAACAATTTTGACATAGCAGTATTtccaaaaatgtttttctattAGAATGAAACTGAAGTAAATAAAGCACCAAGTGGTTCAAATGATATAGGTCCATCTTGTAAAAGAATAAGGATGCTACTAATATTAGttttctgctctgtttgctttaCATATTTTGTGAAAGAGGAGCCACAAtattaatgtaaaataaattacttttGCTACTTGTTAATCCATTTTCGTGGACTTTTTCCTTCACGCTTATTAATGAAACATAATGCTTTATGTACATCTTAAATCCAAAACATCATCTTTAGGATTATTAGCTTTCCAACCACTTCAAAACCAATTTTAAAAACCCAACTGTGCAATGAAACTGTGCGGAACAACACTCGCATGGATCTTGTTtccaggccacacacacacatgcaaacatagACGCATGTATACACGGTTTCCACTCTGCTCATTTCACAAGTTGCCTTATGAAATGAAAAAGTCACATGAAGTCTCGGCACAACCTGACCGATATTACAGTAGACATACACAACACTTAGCAGGCAAGCAGACATGGAGGTGTAGGCGCCAGAGGGAACCTTGAGCGTGAGGAGAGCTAGTGTCTTGGGGGCCGTAGACCACAATCTTAGTGTTGACCCTTGTGGCTTTGGGGCCCGAtgctgagggaggagctgcaggaggcttaGAGCTCTTTCCAGACATCAAAGAATCCTCTTCTTCACAAAGCAAGTGTCACAGAGAAGGCAGAAGTCATGAAGGACAGAAGAGAAATTAGATAGAACTGTGACATGCACACAGTGAAGATCACCTTCTGTTTATAAAAAGAAGTCTGTCTTCTGTATATCCCTGGTCTTCAGTCCACCTCCACTTGAGTAAAGTCTCACCACAGGTGGATTGAAGAGGGATTTTAGTTAGTGAGGGGGATTAGGACGTGCAGAGTGCAGGACACCGACCTCTACAGCAGCATGTACAGCCCTCAGGTGAAGGAATGTGAATATTTCACATGCTTTAAAAGGGAAAGTGAGAAGCAACGAGCACAGGAAGAATAACCAGAGCCAACTCAAAGGTTGCGTCACGAAAAGAAGTATTAAACATTCTGAAAGttgcatttttttctgctgcactttgtTGTGAAAAGCTTGAAGTCAGTGCTTTGCTGACCTTGAACTCTTTCATTCGGTAGAGAATGACCCACACATACTGAAGCTTCCAGCGTCGGTTTACCATAGGTTGTGTTATTTCTCCTGCCTGCTGCCAATTACCAACAAATATTTAGGGAACTTGGAGACAACAGCCTGGGAGGATTCAGACTCAGCTGCAGGTACAAAGATGTTATTGATGGGCTTTCACAGGTAAAGATCACCTTATTCACCTGATGACTTAATAAACAAGACTCATAATTTCTATTTTGGAACTTaatcattattaaaatgtttgtcaCGAGGAAAACCTGAAGGCATGTTTAACAACTTTACCTAATACAAGATGCATGGATAATAGATAATAACAACCTGCAGCACATGCAGtatcaagaaaaacaacatccCACCTTGAATATGTCCTTCATTCATTTACCAGTTGCCATAACACACAATCAGTGGTTAAGTCTATAGTGTGGAGTCAAAAAATATCTTATCACAgttattattttgtgtttttcccgGTAGGTGCAGACTCAACATTTAATACTTTTGGCTGAGCAGACATCTTGTCTGCAGTAAATAAACTGCTTTTTGGAACAAATCTGAATTTAATTACTTTAGAGTGCCTTACTTAAGAGACTTCACCTGTTTATCTCCTTTTTAGGAACAGGGAACTAAAATAGCCAAGGGCTTTCACTTCCCATTATCAACCGGATCAGTGTGATAAGTCTCATTAGGAATAAAAATCTTTAGTGTTTGCATGTCGGTCTAAACAGGCACTCACCTCTGGCCTCCGACGGTCCTGTGGTGCCGCTTGTCGTCTGGGGGACAGTTACAGATTCCCCTCCGTTGTTTTCAGCCACCCTTTGACCTGCACACATCGCCTTCAGCGTTTGGAAGACAGCCTGAGGAGCCACATTCATCTTTAACAGGTCCACTATGATCCTACCAGCGTGAGAATCAGAACCAATGTCAGCTTCATTATGATAAATACGCCTGGGGCAGAGTCAGAAAACAATGGCCACTGTCAGAACTCACTTGAAAACCTCTTGGTCCACAGTGATGCCAGCTGCCTGCGTGAGCTCGTACAACTCCATCTCTTCAGCGTTGAGgaccttctttttctttatgGCATATTTCTGCACGTTTGAGGTGACCACCAACGCAGGGGAGTCGGGGGCGGAAGGTACcgtttgttgtggttgttgagACATCACCGATAATATCTGaagaataaaaaacaaggtgtatttgaaataaagaaaaaaacacggATCATGTAGCAAACACAAAGCGTCAAAATACTAAAAATGACAGAATTTACATACTTATGAACATTATTAAGAATATCACACAAAAACGATTAACGTTCTCAACTAATCCATATTAGAAA
Protein-coding sequences here:
- the mzt2b gene encoding mitotic-spindle organizing protein 2 isoform X1, which gives rise to MSQQPQQTVPSAPDSPALVVTSNVQKYAIKKKKVLNAEEMELYELTQAAGITVDQEVFKIIVDLLKMNVAPQAVFQTLKAMCAGQRVAENNGGESVTVPQTTSGTTGPSEAREEDSLMSGKSSKPPAAPPSASGPKATRVNTKIVVYGPQDTSSPHAQVRSKAAASHSEKSRETSSQRVQRQPSATRGQKTKSSGSSSSSSQINST
- the mzt2b gene encoding mitotic-spindle organizing protein 2 isoform X2, which encodes MSQQPQQTVPSAPDSPALVVTSNVQKYAIKKKKVLNAEEMELYELTQAAGITVDQEVFKIIVDLLKMNVAPQAVFQTLKAMCAGQRVAENNGGESVTVPQTTSGTTGPSEAREDSLMSGKSSKPPAAPPSASGPKATRVNTKIVVYGPQDTSSPHAQVRSKAAASHSEKSRETSSQRVQRQPSATRGQKTKSSGSSSSSSQINST
- the mzt2b gene encoding mitotic-spindle organizing protein 2 isoform X3, with amino-acid sequence MSQQPQQTVPSAPDSPALVVTSNVQKYAIKKKKVLNAEEMELYELTQAAGITVDQEVFKIIVDLLKMNVAPQAVFQTLKAMCAGQRVAENNGGESVTVPQTTSGTTGPSEARVRSKAAASHSEKSRETSSQRVQRQPSATRGQKTKSSGSSSSSSQINST